A window from Halomicrobium urmianum encodes these proteins:
- a CDS encoding site-2 protease family protein: MDGSATPADAPAPDRLDSAFQVYQVRRDGDRLLYVGDPLVPPDDVERRLWDLFRDRGYEISLQREYVPDSETTVPTHGWVLVARPLSIGVDGIPWTNVVLALLTSGSTLFVGAVRWYQIDPSNPIAILRAWPFAAAVLGVLAVHELGHYVASRYHGVDATLPYFIPFPTLIGTMGAVIRMKGRIPDRRALFDIGASGPLAGLVATVVVSAIGLQLDPLAVQQGIPDPDAVVVRFNHPLLLQAIAAATGTLGKLQSGAYHPVVFGGWVGMFITFLNLLPVGQLDGGHIVRAVVGDRQETVAAAVPAALFGLAGYVYFVRDVTDSIGIWIMWGLLATGLAYAGPATPIRDDGLGSKRRALALLTLLLGLACFTPVPFEISSP, from the coding sequence ATGGACGGGTCCGCGACGCCGGCAGACGCTCCAGCGCCCGACCGGTTGGACTCGGCGTTTCAGGTGTATCAGGTCCGCCGCGACGGCGACCGTCTGCTGTACGTCGGCGACCCGCTCGTTCCCCCAGATGACGTCGAGCGACGTCTCTGGGACCTCTTCAGGGACCGGGGCTACGAGATCAGCCTCCAGCGGGAGTACGTCCCGGACTCGGAGACGACGGTCCCGACCCACGGGTGGGTGCTGGTCGCCCGTCCGCTGTCGATCGGCGTCGACGGGATCCCGTGGACGAACGTCGTCCTCGCGCTGCTGACGAGCGGCTCGACGCTCTTCGTCGGCGCCGTCCGGTGGTACCAGATCGACCCGTCGAACCCGATCGCGATCCTCCGTGCCTGGCCCTTCGCAGCCGCGGTGCTGGGGGTGCTGGCCGTCCACGAGCTCGGCCACTACGTCGCCAGCCGGTACCACGGGGTCGACGCCACCCTCCCGTACTTCATCCCCTTCCCGACGCTCATCGGGACGATGGGCGCCGTCATCCGGATGAAAGGTCGCATCCCGGACCGACGGGCGCTGTTCGACATCGGCGCTTCGGGGCCGCTGGCCGGCCTCGTCGCGACCGTAGTCGTGTCGGCGATCGGGCTCCAGCTGGATCCGCTCGCGGTCCAGCAGGGAATACCCGACCCCGATGCCGTGGTCGTCCGGTTCAATCACCCGCTGCTGCTGCAGGCCATCGCCGCCGCGACCGGCACGCTCGGGAAACTCCAGTCCGGGGCCTACCACCCCGTCGTGTTCGGCGGCTGGGTCGGGATGTTCATCACGTTCCTGAACCTCCTCCCCGTCGGACAGCTGGACGGGGGCCACATCGTCAGGGCCGTCGTCGGCGACCGTCAGGAGACCGTCGCCGCCGCCGTGCCGGCCGCCCTCTTCGGCCTCGCGGGCTACGTGTACTTCGTCCGGGACGTGACCGACTCGATCGGCATCTGGATCATGTGGGGGCTGCTGGCGACCGGGCTGGCCTACGCCGGCCCGGCGACGCCGATCCGGGACGACGGCCTCGGCTCGAAGCGGCGGGCGCTGGCCCTGCTGACGCTCCTGCTGGGGCTGGCGTGTTTCACGCCGGTGCCCTTCGAGATATCGAGTCCCTGA
- a CDS encoding GNAT family N-acetyltransferase, with amino-acid sequence MTSDAAAADRFPRPPLSFVDAADRGVEVETLDGPDGAVDALAEMYADFAAADRAQGLPPRTEPRIRDWVEQLLDEGINVIARHGDRTVGHAALLPYDDTSELVIFVHPDYQEAGIGSRLIRALLGHGQETGIGHVWLSVQQDNHVARSLYRSVGFETIESHEIEYEMELDLLPAEE; translated from the coding sequence ATGACATCCGACGCCGCCGCGGCGGACCGCTTCCCCCGGCCGCCCCTCTCCTTCGTCGACGCGGCGGATCGGGGCGTCGAGGTCGAGACGCTCGACGGCCCCGACGGGGCGGTCGACGCGCTGGCCGAGATGTACGCCGACTTCGCGGCCGCCGACCGCGCCCAGGGCCTGCCACCGCGGACGGAACCGCGGATCCGCGACTGGGTCGAACAGTTGCTCGACGAGGGGATCAACGTCATCGCCCGCCACGGGGACCGGACGGTCGGCCACGCCGCCCTGCTGCCCTACGACGACACCTCCGAACTCGTCATCTTCGTCCACCCCGACTACCAGGAGGCCGGCATCGGCTCGCGGCTCATCCGCGCGCTGCTGGGCCACGGGCAGGAAACGGGCATCGGCCACGTCTGGCTCTCCGTCCAGCAGGACAACCACGTCGCCCGCAGCCTCTACCGCTCGGTCGGCTTCGAGACGATCGAGAGCCACGAGATCGAGTACGAGATGGAACTGGACCTGCTGCCGGCCGAGGAGTAG
- a CDS encoding phosphotransferase family protein, whose translation MTGTVEPVLDEAFPGRSVADLRPAGISWNDQNETVAVEFADGESVFLKAAVDGDGSRVARECAVIDYVRSRRDVAVPTVVASDAGGDPPYLATAPMDGRNVAEGWPEWDDAERVATTRRVGAALAEVHDTAFESHGHVEGGGPGELVLDGGTWTDVLVDEIEAQRARSSTDRFEGYFDEVVAAVEGNRPLLDEAPAVLTHGDPAQPNLFRLDGAIGFVDWEISHVGDPAYELYRAEQQFLFDDDEWVRDVLHEGYAERAGSLPEGYEDRVPVYEAVWHVYNLGLFDKWDDTSEEAAAQAEAEMERYLDAIR comes from the coding sequence GTGACTGGCACCGTCGAACCGGTTCTGGACGAGGCCTTTCCCGGCCGTAGCGTCGCGGACCTGCGGCCGGCGGGCATCTCCTGGAACGATCAGAACGAGACGGTCGCCGTCGAATTCGCGGACGGCGAGTCCGTCTTCCTGAAGGCGGCGGTCGACGGCGACGGGTCCCGCGTCGCCCGTGAGTGCGCCGTGATCGACTACGTCCGCTCGCGTCGCGACGTGGCCGTTCCGACCGTCGTCGCGTCCGACGCCGGCGGCGACCCGCCGTACCTCGCGACGGCGCCGATGGACGGCCGGAACGTCGCCGAGGGGTGGCCGGAGTGGGACGACGCCGAGCGGGTAGCGACGACGCGACGGGTCGGGGCCGCTCTGGCGGAGGTACACGACACCGCGTTCGAGAGCCACGGCCACGTCGAGGGCGGCGGTCCCGGCGAACTGGTCCTCGACGGCGGGACGTGGACGGACGTGCTCGTCGACGAGATTGAGGCCCAGCGAGCGCGGTCGTCGACGGATCGCTTCGAGGGCTACTTCGACGAGGTCGTCGCGGCCGTCGAGGGGAACCGGCCCCTCCTCGACGAGGCGCCCGCGGTACTGACCCACGGGGACCCGGCGCAACCGAACCTCTTCCGACTCGACGGGGCGATCGGGTTCGTCGACTGGGAGATATCCCACGTCGGCGATCCGGCCTACGAACTCTACCGGGCCGAGCAGCAGTTCCTGTTCGACGACGACGAGTGGGTCAGGGACGTCCTGCACGAGGGGTACGCCGAGCGCGCCGGCTCGCTCCCCGAGGGGTACGAGGACCGCGTACCAGTCTACGAGGCGGTCTGGCACGTCTACAACCTGGGGCTGTTCGACAAGTGGGACGACACGAGCGAGGAGGCCGCCGCCCAGGCCGAGGCGGAGATGGAGCGGTACCTCGACGCCATCCGATAG
- the thiL gene encoding thiamine-phosphate kinase, with protein MDERAALAAIADRLPATGDDCAVVDGQVITTDMLHEATDFPAGTTRYTAGWRAVGASLSDVASMGAAATAAVAVYAAPEFDPEELSAFLDGAADVCEAADAEYVGGDLDGHDEFTVATTALGETDDPVLRSGATPGDAVCVTGTLGRSGAALRHFERDDVERGNELFRFEPRVAAGRALAEHATAMMDSSDGLARSLHQLAEASDCGMDVETPLPIDESVDAVADDGEDRLELGAFFGEDFELVCTLPEDRIDDARASVDAGLTHIGTVTEGGVTLDGEPLPDRGWTH; from the coding sequence ATGGACGAACGGGCGGCGCTGGCCGCGATCGCGGACCGGCTCCCTGCGACGGGCGACGACTGCGCCGTCGTGGACGGGCAGGTCATCACGACCGACATGCTCCACGAGGCGACGGACTTCCCGGCGGGGACGACCCGCTACACCGCGGGCTGGCGCGCGGTCGGTGCCTCGCTGTCCGACGTGGCCTCGATGGGTGCCGCCGCCACCGCCGCCGTCGCGGTCTACGCCGCCCCCGAGTTCGACCCCGAGGAGCTGTCGGCCTTCCTCGACGGCGCCGCGGACGTCTGCGAGGCCGCCGACGCCGAGTACGTCGGAGGCGACCTCGACGGCCACGACGAGTTCACCGTCGCCACGACCGCGCTGGGGGAGACTGACGATCCGGTGCTGCGGTCCGGCGCGACGCCCGGCGACGCCGTCTGCGTGACCGGGACGCTCGGCCGGAGCGGGGCCGCGCTCCGGCACTTCGAGCGGGACGACGTCGAGCGGGGCAACGAGCTGTTCCGGTTCGAGCCCCGCGTCGCGGCCGGGCGGGCCCTGGCCGAGCACGCGACGGCGATGATGGACTCCAGCGACGGCCTGGCCCGGTCGCTCCACCAGCTGGCCGAGGCCAGCGACTGCGGGATGGACGTCGAGACGCCGCTCCCCATCGACGAGAGCGTCGACGCCGTGGCCGACGACGGCGAGGACCGGCTGGAACTCGGCGCGTTCTTCGGCGAGGACTTCGAGCTCGTCTGTACGCTGCCGGAGGATCGGATAGATGACGCACGTGCGTCCGTCGACGCGGGGCTGACCCACATCGGGACGGTGACAGAGGGCGGGGTCACGCTCGACGGCGAGCCGCTGCCCGATCGGGGCTGGACGCACTGA
- a CDS encoding DUF7123 family protein produces MSATAQPSNDEPSKEQRLKSFLEKKAADGEVYFKSKFIADEVGLSPKEIGALMVKLKDSAQDLHVEKWSYTSATTWRVEAA; encoded by the coding sequence ATGAGCGCTACTGCGCAGCCCTCCAACGACGAGCCCTCCAAAGAACAGCGCCTGAAGTCCTTCCTCGAGAAGAAGGCGGCCGACGGTGAGGTGTACTTCAAGAGCAAGTTCATCGCAGACGAGGTCGGTCTGTCGCCGAAGGAGATCGGCGCGCTGATGGTGAAGCTGAAAGACTCCGCCCAGGACCTCCACGTGGAGAAGTGGTCGTACACGAGCGCGACGACCTGGCGGGTCGAAGCGGCCTGA
- a CDS encoding lysylphosphatidylglycerol synthase transmembrane domain-containing protein: protein MGTDRLPTLLGFAGALAVLAGLVWFVGVDDVLDAFSQARLPIVALLLVVATLWLSAWGMALKSVLDAVGAPVPAHTAILVFTAAIFSNNVTPFGQAGGEPLSALLISEAADTEYENGLASIASVDTLHFVPSVGYAIIGFVFVAAGAVRLGRDLRFAAVAVAGLAVALPVGAYLGWRYRHELEAAVARAVTPVVRLVSRVLPGRTPPTEAVVAERIESFFGSIDRVAADRETLLEAIGFSALGWLCLCGSLWLSLFALGETVPVAAVLLVVPVGAIASVTPLPGGSGAIETVIATLLVPTTGVSLAVATSAVLLHRGATYWLPTLIGGGVAATLGAGQVTERDR, encoded by the coding sequence ATGGGCACCGATCGACTGCCGACGCTGCTTGGATTCGCCGGTGCGCTGGCGGTGCTCGCCGGACTGGTCTGGTTCGTCGGCGTCGACGACGTCCTTGACGCCTTCTCACAGGCACGGCTCCCGATCGTCGCGCTCCTGCTGGTCGTCGCCACGCTGTGGCTGAGCGCCTGGGGGATGGCACTCAAGTCCGTCCTCGACGCCGTCGGCGCGCCCGTCCCGGCCCACACGGCGATCCTCGTGTTCACCGCGGCCATCTTCTCTAACAACGTCACCCCCTTCGGACAGGCCGGCGGTGAGCCGCTCAGCGCCCTGCTCATCTCGGAAGCCGCAGACACCGAGTACGAGAACGGTCTGGCGTCCATCGCCAGCGTCGACACCCTCCACTTCGTCCCCTCCGTCGGCTACGCGATCATCGGATTCGTCTTCGTCGCTGCGGGCGCCGTCCGGCTGGGCCGCGACCTGCGCTTCGCCGCCGTCGCGGTCGCCGGCCTCGCGGTCGCGCTACCCGTCGGCGCCTACCTCGGCTGGCGCTACCGCCACGAACTGGAGGCGGCCGTCGCCCGGGCCGTTACGCCTGTCGTCCGCCTCGTCTCCCGGGTCCTCCCGGGCCGAACGCCGCCGACCGAGGCCGTCGTCGCGGAGCGCATCGAGAGCTTCTTCGGCTCGATCGACCGCGTCGCCGCCGACCGGGAGACGCTGCTGGAGGCCATCGGCTTCTCCGCGCTCGGCTGGCTCTGCCTCTGCGGCTCGCTGTGGCTCTCCCTGTTCGCGCTCGGCGAGACGGTCCCCGTCGCCGCCGTTCTCCTCGTGGTCCCCGTCGGCGCCATCGCCAGCGTCACGCCGCTGCCCGGCGGCTCCGGCGCCATCGAGACGGTCATCGCGACGCTCCTGGTCCCGACGACGGGCGTCTCCCTGGCGGTCGCCACCTCCGCCGTCCTCCTCCACCGCGGCGCGACCTACTGGCTCCCGACCCTGATCGGAGGTGGCGTCGCCGCCACGCTGGGCGCCGGCCAGGTGACCGAGCGCGACCGCTGA
- a CDS encoding DUF7411 family protein, whose translation MARVLFSGGKDSALAGLLLEPFYDVTLVSCTFGIRDVAAEGRAAAEALGFPFEAVELDREVAEAAVERMVADGYPSEGIQLVHEHALETVAATADVVVDGTRRDDRAPAVDRSLAQSLEDRFGVDYVAPLSGYGRGAVDDLVERKLSVETGPSETVPKADYETELRALLADEYGSGAVGEVFPEHVQSRVVGRR comes from the coding sequence ATGGCCCGCGTGCTCTTTAGCGGGGGCAAGGACTCGGCGCTCGCCGGGCTACTGCTGGAGCCGTTCTACGACGTCACGCTCGTGAGTTGCACGTTCGGGATCCGCGACGTGGCCGCCGAGGGACGGGCGGCCGCCGAGGCGCTCGGCTTTCCCTTCGAGGCGGTCGAACTCGACCGCGAGGTGGCCGAGGCGGCCGTCGAGCGGATGGTCGCGGACGGCTACCCCAGCGAGGGAATCCAGCTAGTCCACGAGCACGCGCTCGAAACGGTGGCGGCGACGGCCGACGTCGTCGTCGACGGGACCCGGCGGGACGACCGCGCGCCGGCGGTCGACCGGTCGCTGGCCCAGAGCCTGGAGGACCGCTTCGGGGTCGACTACGTCGCGCCGCTGTCGGGCTACGGGCGCGGAGCCGTCGACGACCTCGTCGAGCGGAAGTTGTCGGTCGAGACCGGCCCCAGCGAGACGGTCCCGAAGGCGGACTACGAGACGGAACTGCGGGCGCTGCTGGCCGACGAGTACGGGTCCGGGGCCGTCGGCGAGGTGTTCCCCGAACACGTCCAGTCGCGCGTCGTCGGCCGCCGATAG
- a CDS encoding SDR family oxidoreductase, protein MTPNLRPVEDQVIVITGATSGIGLTTARTAARRGARLVLVARSEDALDDLTHEISEAGGEAVYVATDVGDPEAAGQIVAVAEETYGGFDTWVNGAGQFIYGRLDETPVDDMREQFETNVWGLLYGSLAAAAHYRNRHKPGAIVNVGSVASDQALPLQGSYSASKHAVKAFTDALRAELMADGAPVSVTLIKPAAIDTPYREHAKNYMDEAADFPPPVYAPETVARAILNAAESPRRDVYVGGGAKWLSAMGTYARGLTDRLMSTTFVSQQKKDQPARTSEKNVLDEPVGDLEQRGDYEGHVAGSSLYTRLSERAPLSGGVVAGVGVAAGLALAAGYRALRRREDDEPVLRVRGHVEDVEEPEGATSIPIEEVGSTAAAAKSAKDAIDRFRQQ, encoded by the coding sequence GTGACCCCGAACCTCCGGCCGGTCGAGGATCAGGTGATCGTGATCACCGGGGCGACGTCGGGCATCGGACTGACGACCGCGCGGACGGCCGCCAGGCGCGGCGCGCGCCTGGTGCTGGTCGCCCGCAGCGAGGACGCGCTTGACGACCTGACCCACGAGATCTCCGAGGCGGGCGGCGAAGCGGTGTACGTCGCGACCGATGTGGGCGACCCGGAGGCCGCCGGGCAGATCGTCGCGGTCGCCGAGGAGACCTACGGCGGGTTCGACACCTGGGTCAACGGCGCCGGCCAGTTCATCTACGGGCGGCTGGACGAGACGCCGGTCGACGACATGCGCGAGCAGTTCGAGACCAACGTCTGGGGCCTGCTGTACGGCTCGCTGGCGGCCGCGGCGCACTACCGGAACCGACACAAGCCCGGTGCGATCGTCAACGTCGGCAGCGTCGCTTCGGACCAGGCGCTCCCGCTACAGGGGAGTTACTCGGCCTCGAAGCACGCCGTCAAGGCGTTCACCGACGCCCTGCGTGCGGAGCTCATGGCCGACGGCGCGCCCGTCTCGGTGACGCTGATCAAGCCGGCCGCGATCGACACGCCGTACCGCGAGCACGCGAAGAACTACATGGACGAGGCCGCGGACTTCCCGCCGCCGGTCTACGCGCCCGAGACGGTGGCGCGGGCCATCCTGAACGCCGCCGAGAGCCCCCGGCGCGACGTGTACGTCGGCGGCGGCGCGAAGTGGCTGTCGGCGATGGGCACGTACGCCAGGGGCCTCACGGACAGGCTCATGTCCACGACGTTCGTCAGCCAGCAGAAGAAGGATCAACCCGCGCGCACGTCCGAGAAGAACGTCCTCGACGAGCCGGTCGGCGACCTGGAGCAGCGTGGCGACTACGAGGGCCACGTGGCCGGGTCGAGCCTCTACACTCGGCTCTCGGAGCGCGCGCCGCTGTCGGGCGGGGTCGTCGCCGGCGTCGGCGTCGCGGCCGGCCTCGCGCTGGCGGCCGGCTACCGCGCCCTCCGCCGCCGCGAGGACGATGAGCCCGTCCTCAGGGTCCGCGGTCACGTCGAGGACGTCGAGGAGCCCGAGGGAGCGACGTCGATCCCCATCGAGGAGGTCGGTTCGACCGCGGCGGCCGCGAAGTCGGCGAAGGACGCCATCGACCGGTTCCGCCAGCAGTGA
- a CDS encoding 30S ribosomal protein S19e: MTTLYDVPADELIEAAADELADEDAIDAPDWAEFTKTGADRELPPEQEDFWQRRAASVLRKVAVDGPVGVNSLRTEYGSSKKGSNRYQVRPPQKSKASGNIIRTVLQQLEEVGYIEAAGGEGRRVSPDGRSFLDDLAGEVLEDLDRPELERYA, from the coding sequence ATGACGACGCTCTACGACGTTCCCGCGGACGAGCTCATCGAGGCCGCCGCGGACGAGCTCGCCGACGAGGACGCCATCGACGCGCCCGACTGGGCCGAGTTCACCAAGACCGGTGCCGACCGCGAACTGCCCCCCGAGCAGGAGGACTTCTGGCAGCGCCGCGCCGCCAGCGTCCTCCGGAAGGTCGCCGTCGACGGCCCCGTCGGCGTCAACAGCCTCCGCACCGAGTACGGCAGCTCCAAGAAGGGCTCGAACCGCTATCAGGTCCGCCCGCCCCAGAAGAGCAAGGCCTCCGGGAACATCATCCGGACCGTCCTCCAGCAGCTCGAGGAGGTCGGCTACATCGAGGCCGCCGGCGGTGAGGGCCGCCGCGTCTCCCCCGACGGCCGCTCCTTCCTCGACGACCTCGCCGGCGAGGTTCTCGAAGACCTTGACCGGCCGGAGCTCGAGCGCTACGCCTGA
- the truA gene encoding tRNA pseudouridine(38-40) synthase TruA yields the protein MDAYRIAYDGRTYRGFQRQPSVPTVEDAILDALAALGVGDERVPEGYAAAGRTDAGVSARAQTVAFEAPEWLSPAAFNAELPAEVRAWARADAPDGFHATHDAVAREYVYHLHAPDADPERARAAVDALAGEHDFHNLTPDDDGTVRDLSASLSVDGDHLALTFGAGGFARQLVRRLVSLIGAVATGDADLDRVGRALAPEPLPGHEGVPPAPAYPLVLVDVAYPSLTFAVDEAAAGSARAVFAERRAEWRTRARVAGEVLDGL from the coding sequence ATGGACGCCTACCGGATCGCGTACGACGGCCGGACGTATCGGGGGTTCCAGCGCCAGCCGTCGGTTCCGACGGTGGAGGACGCGATTCTGGACGCGCTGGCGGCCCTCGGCGTCGGCGACGAGCGGGTGCCCGAGGGGTACGCCGCGGCGGGCCGGACCGACGCCGGCGTCTCCGCGCGCGCCCAGACGGTCGCGTTCGAGGCGCCCGAGTGGCTCTCGCCGGCCGCCTTCAACGCCGAGCTCCCGGCCGAGGTGCGCGCCTGGGCCCGGGCGGACGCCCCCGACGGCTTCCACGCGACCCACGACGCCGTCGCGCGCGAGTACGTCTATCACCTCCACGCGCCCGACGCCGACCCGGAGCGGGCCCGCGCGGCCGTCGACGCGCTCGCCGGCGAGCACGACTTCCACAACCTGACGCCCGACGACGACGGGACGGTGCGGGACCTCTCGGCGTCGCTGTCCGTCGACGGCGACCACCTCGCGCTCACCTTCGGGGCGGGCGGGTTCGCCCGCCAGCTGGTCCGGCGGCTCGTCTCGCTGATCGGCGCCGTGGCGACCGGCGACGCAGACCTCGACCGCGTCGGCCGCGCGCTCGCGCCGGAGCCGCTGCCGGGCCACGAGGGCGTCCCGCCCGCGCCGGCGTACCCGCTGGTCCTCGTCGACGTGGCGTACCCGTCGCTGACGTTCGCCGTCGACGAGGCGGCGGCCGGGAGCGCCCGCGCCGTCTTCGCGGAGCGCCGGGCGGAGTGGCGGACGCGGGCGCGAGTGGCCGGCGAGGTGCTGGACGGGCTGTAG
- the pyrH gene encoding UMP kinase, with amino-acid sequence MKVVVSVGGSVLVPDMEPDRVDAYADAIEALDEAGHTLGAVVGGGPTAREYITTARELGANEIELDQLGIEVTRLNGRLLIAALDDRAAPTPSESYDEAREAMRRGDIPVMGGTVAGQTTDAVSAALAEYVNADLLIYATSVPGVYSADPDENDDAEKYDEITAGDLVDLIGGIEMTAGSNAPVDLLAAKIIERAGLRTIVLDGTDPEAVRRAIETGEHEGTDVVPAEAAAPDEWER; translated from the coding sequence ATGAAAGTAGTCGTCTCCGTCGGCGGGAGCGTCCTCGTGCCGGACATGGAACCGGATCGGGTCGACGCCTACGCCGACGCCATCGAGGCGCTCGACGAGGCCGGACACACGCTCGGCGCCGTCGTCGGCGGCGGCCCGACCGCGCGGGAGTACATCACGACCGCGCGCGAACTGGGCGCCAACGAGATCGAACTCGACCAGCTCGGCATCGAGGTGACCCGGCTCAACGGCCGCCTGCTGATCGCGGCGCTCGACGACCGGGCCGCGCCGACCCCGTCGGAGAGCTACGACGAGGCCCGCGAGGCGATGCGCCGCGGCGACATCCCCGTGATGGGCGGGACCGTCGCCGGCCAGACGACCGACGCCGTCTCGGCCGCCCTCGCCGAGTACGTCAACGCCGACCTGCTGATCTACGCCACGAGCGTCCCCGGGGTGTACAGCGCCGACCCCGACGAGAACGACGACGCCGAGAAGTACGACGAGATCACCGCCGGCGACCTGGTGGACCTGATCGGCGGCATCGAGATGACCGCCGGGAGCAACGCCCCGGTCGACCTGCTGGCCGCGAAGATCATCGAGCGGGCCGGGCTGCGGACCATCGTGCTCGACGGGACCGACCCCGAGGCTGTCCGGCGGGCGATCGAGACCGGCGAGCACGAGGGGACCGACGTGGTGCCGGCCGAGGCGGCCGCGCCCGACGAGTGGGAGCGATGA
- a CDS encoding DNA-binding protein, protein MSGEPDEEELEKLREEKMEQLREQQQGGQDDEAREAAQQQAEAKKKALLRQNLTDGARKRLNTVKMSKPQVGEQIEQQVISLARSGRVQGKIDEDQMKELLKEITPDSQSFDIKRR, encoded by the coding sequence ATGAGCGGGGAACCAGACGAGGAGGAACTGGAGAAGCTACGCGAGGAGAAGATGGAGCAGCTCCGCGAGCAACAGCAGGGTGGGCAGGACGACGAGGCCCGCGAGGCGGCCCAGCAGCAGGCGGAGGCGAAGAAGAAGGCGCTGCTGCGCCAGAACCTCACCGACGGGGCGCGCAAGCGCCTGAACACGGTGAAGATGTCCAAGCCGCAGGTGGGCGAACAGATCGAACAGCAGGTCATCTCGCTGGCGCGCAGCGGCCGGGTGCAGGGGAAGATCGACGAGGACCAGATGAAGGAGCTGCTGAAGGAGATCACGCCGGACTCGCAGAGCTTCGACATCAAGCGCCGGTAG
- the hisS gene encoding histidine--tRNA ligase, with product MYDRIKGFRDFYPEEMQARRWVTDQLESVAGRYGFREIGTPALEQTQMYVDKSGEEIVEELYSFEDKGGRDVALTPELTPTVARMVVAKQQELSKPIKWYSTRPFWRYEQVQQGRFREFYQTNVDVFGSSEPDADAEVLAVAADMLTELGLTADDFDFRVSHRDILSGLLDSFEADVDAPEAVRAVDKRAKVDREEYFELLTAAGLSVDQAEEFDEMLQVDTDELATLAEWSGSEQVGEAVENLEAVLSAAEDFGAREYCTVSLTTARGLDYYTGVVFECFDSTGEVSRSVFGGGRYDDLIEGFGGQPTPAVGFAPGHATLGLLCQRAGVWPEEALSTDYYVLQVGDTRPVAARVARDLRARGHVVETDVAGRSFGAQMGYADSINAETVVIVGEQDLENDEVTVKDMASGDQTTAPVDDFPGDRERPTFDDYA from the coding sequence ATGTACGACCGCATCAAGGGCTTTCGCGACTTCTATCCCGAGGAGATGCAGGCCCGACGGTGGGTGACCGACCAGCTAGAGTCGGTGGCCGGCCGCTACGGCTTCCGGGAGATCGGGACGCCGGCCCTGGAGCAGACGCAGATGTACGTCGACAAGTCCGGCGAGGAGATCGTCGAGGAGCTGTACAGCTTCGAGGACAAGGGCGGCCGCGACGTCGCCCTGACCCCGGAGCTGACGCCGACGGTCGCCCGGATGGTCGTCGCGAAGCAGCAGGAGCTGTCGAAGCCGATCAAGTGGTACTCGACGCGGCCGTTCTGGCGCTACGAGCAGGTCCAGCAGGGCCGGTTCCGCGAGTTCTACCAGACCAACGTCGACGTCTTCGGGTCGTCGGAGCCAGACGCCGACGCGGAGGTCCTGGCGGTCGCCGCGGACATGCTGACCGAACTGGGGCTGACTGCCGACGACTTCGACTTCCGCGTCTCTCACCGCGACATCCTCTCCGGGCTGCTGGACTCCTTCGAGGCCGACGTCGACGCCCCCGAGGCCGTCCGCGCCGTCGACAAGCGGGCGAAGGTCGACCGCGAGGAGTACTTCGAGCTACTGACCGCGGCGGGCCTCTCCGTCGACCAGGCCGAGGAGTTCGACGAGATGCTCCAGGTCGACACCGACGAACTGGCCACGCTCGCGGAGTGGTCCGGCTCCGAGCAGGTCGGCGAGGCCGTCGAGAACCTCGAAGCGGTGCTTTCCGCCGCCGAGGACTTCGGCGCTCGCGAGTACTGCACCGTCTCGCTGACCACCGCCCGCGGGCTGGACTACTACACCGGCGTCGTCTTCGAGTGCTTCGACTCGACCGGCGAGGTGTCTCGCTCGGTGTTCGGCGGCGGCCGCTACGACGACCTCATCGAGGGCTTCGGTGGTCAGCCGACGCCCGCCGTCGGGTTCGCGCCGGGGCACGCCACGCTGGGACTGCTCTGCCAGCGCGCCGGCGTCTGGCCCGAGGAGGCGCTGTCGACCGACTACTACGTCCTGCAGGTGGGCGACACCCGTCCGGTCGCCGCCCGCGTCGCGCGGGACCTGCGTGCCCGCGGCCACGTCGTCGAGACTGACGTCGCCGGCCGGAGCTTCGGCGCGCAGATGGGCTACGCCGACTCGATCAACGCCGAGACGGTGGTCATCGTCGGCGAGCAGGACCTCGAGAACGACGAGGTCACCGTCAAGGACATGGCGTCGGGCGACCAGACCACGGCGCCGGTCGACGACTTCCCCGGCGACCGCGAGCGCCCGACCTTCGACGACTACGCGTAG